The Brassica napus cultivar Da-Ae chromosome C1, Da-Ae, whole genome shotgun sequence DNA segment ATAAAGTTTCTCAAGTTCTCGGCACCATAGAGCCTTAAGACCATCCATAACTTTAGTGATCTGTGTACATCAAATTTGTGAGTAccacatacatttatataagttataacttataaccTCAATTGTAAGTACGACGAACCTGAATCTCCGAGAAAGAGAAATTTGCCAATCTTTATAATTTACGACCTCTTCCCGCTTAGAAACCTGATATCCATTAGATCATAGATTATATATGTACTCTCACACAACATATTTTCCATCCTAAACACATATTTTCTtagtagtatttttttttgaatcatttcatatttattttgctaCTAGAATGACAACATTAAGTTCGATGGACATTACAAAATGATGGTCTTTACTAGttcttatatatcaaaataaagaaCATGAGAGGGACTTTTACCTTGTATTCAAGATACTCAGGATTTGTTTTGAGTGCATTAATGAGAGAGTACCGATCCTTGATAATTccaaacaaacaacaaaaaagTTGTTGGATATAAAGTGACTAAACAGTATACTAATCTGAAACTGATGAAATTAACTAACTAGCAATAGTGCAATACTATACACTAAGGGAAAAAGGATAAGAAATCAACCTTAACCCAAAGTGGTGAACAAGTTTGATTAGCAAATAACCATTTATGAGCATTGATGTTAAAGGAGTCTGCGTTTTCAACTCCATCAATATGTTCTCGAAATTCTGGGCATATACATGCATTCCCTGCATAAGCCGCATCCACGTGCATCCATATCCCGTAGCTCTATACAACATCAATATTTATTTAGCCAAATTAAATCATATACAATTAAGTATATTTGCAGTAGCTGGAGCAATGTGATAACTGCTGTGGAGGAACTAGGTTAATAACATGGTTTATGCACTCCATACCATATATAAACTAGTCAATTACTGTTAGTACTacatgtatattattatttacctCTGCAATTTTTCCTAATGGGAACAACGGATCAACTGCAGCTGAAGATGTTGTACCAACCTGACAACccacatttatatatttagcaATTGGCCaaataaattataacaaaattagCTACATCATGATCCACAATTCATATTATTGGTTGCCAAGAAAAACGTATATTTCTTTCATATAtttcttaattaattaaatttattattaattaattaaatttattattaatttaaaactagTTTAAGTAATTACTGTAGCACAAATGAAGAAAGGGATAAATCCTTTAGCGAGATCACTAGAAATAGCTTCTTCGAGTGATTTTGGAGGCATTCCATAATTTGTGGAAGAATCTGTTTTGAGCAACCTAATGTTTTCTTCATGTATTCCACCGATCTATATAAAAGATCACCACATTATATCCATTATATGACTTGTATAACtaattaaacaattaatttaatgttttaagaaaatatatatacgaACCAGACAAGCCTTTCGAAAACTAGAATGAGTTTGGTCGGATGCATACACAACAAGTTGAGAGAGTGAATTTTTGCCAACTTTTTTCATTATCCTATCTCTGGCAGCTAATACCACCACAAGCACTGCTTCACATCCTGTCCCTTGGATCACTCCTCCTCCATTCCCTTCATTTTTGTCAAATCATTCAATTAAATGCGTAAAGGATACGGTCAAAATATATGCTCtattcttttttattatatcatttaGTAGTTACGAATGTTGTTAATAATCAATAGGACCTTAGTTTCGTGCTCTACTCATTTTGATATGTGTGGTCATAGTTTCTTTACTCTCTAAACGTATCAATAACTATAAATTTGTAACTAATTCTACGGCCAGCTACATTTCACCAGTTACAACAACATTTATGCAAATCATATGGACTAATCATTTGAGACACTCCACCAATGTGGGTGCTCTAACGTTGAACAATCAAGAACCTGTAGAGAGAAAATGGTCGGGAAGTTGGAGCAATTTGGCAAGCCAATCGAGAACGATGACTTCGAGCTCAGTGGCGGCAGGAGAAGCGAGCCAGGTGAAACCGACGACGCTCAGGCCGGCGTTTAGCATCTCTCCCAAGAATCCGGCCACACTTGTGCTTGACGCATAGTATGCAAAGTAACTCGGGCTTTGCCAATGAGTTAGACCCGGAATTATCTTCTTTGAAACgtctatatataaattatgaaaaaattcaaatcattaaatatctttttttttttgaaacacattcaAATCATTAAAAACGTGAATAAATAACATATAGACATGCAATGTTCGTACGTGTAAGTGCATGCTGCGtgaaacagaaacaaaactGTATTACGTACCGTGTAGAAGTTCTTTCAACGGTTCAGGGTGGTCAGGTGCTGAATCAGGCAATATGTCCCGGAGATAACCAGGCTGCGTCAAATCACCCACAAGATATACTTTATATAGTAAAAAACCAGAAAATATTACTCTAAAGTACTTGTATagcttttgtatttttctttatagAGAGATGATTATAGAATTACAGAAATGACCACATAGAAACAAATAACGAGAGGTTACATTTACATACATGTAGTAAAAAATACCTGATATATATTTatcgtttttatatataaacaaagaGGGAGAGAAGAAACAAACCTGAACTTGAGAAAGAACAGGGAAATCCTGAGGGGAGTCTTCAAGGTTTTTGTAATAATCAGCAATAAAATCAACCATTATGTGGCCTTGCTCTCTCAGCATCTCACTATCCAttggtttcatttttttcacCTTTTCTCCGTTAACTTTTCCATTACCATAAACGTCGCCGTTGCCGTTGCCATGCTCATTACCGATGCCATGGCCGTTTACATACCCATTACCGATGCCATAGCCGTTGCTGATGCCGTTACTTTTGCCAATGCCGTTCTCCGTGCTGTTGCCGTATTCCCTGTCACGGATATgttatttaaacaatttttaactaaaatattccatatatattaaaatctgTATGAAATATGATATACCACTTATAACATTTTCATTTTCTACAGAAAAGGTAAAGATTAGAGGAGTTGCTTACATCTCGAATGGTATTTGGCAACTGTTGTAAGACtgattgtttatgtttttttttttttgagaaaggatGAGTGTGTATGTTATTATCGAGAATTTGTTAGATGCGTGGTTCAGTGGTCTGCTTTGGGGGATTAAATAGTAGTAACAAATAAGCCACGTCTGTTTTGTGGtctattaattatttagaaaatttatagcCAACAGTCAGTGATATGTGAATAATGAATTACTAGCTTAACATCCGCGTCTTGCacggaatgaacattatatataaaaattattttatgtattatatattttcttaacatattatgaaattataaatatatatttaataataaaaagtcagtaactattatttatataattaaattggtgcgaacatataaataaattttataatccaaacaaatatttttttctatttgatatggtatataattaaatttaaataatagtaatatatatatatatagtatattttaatattaacatttattaaatgatgctttctattattatgtttttttatcatttgtatccgTTATAGCAAAAACACTAAAttactaataataaaatttcattgtgGAATTAATAGTTTACGtaatttataatgttttcttaaaaaaattaaaatga contains these protein-coding regions:
- the LOC111206442 gene encoding tyrosine decarboxylase 2 isoform X1; the encoded protein is MEYGNSTENGIGKSNGISNGYGIGNGYVNGHGIGNEHGNGNGDVYGNGKVNGEKVKKMKPMDSEMLREQGHIMVDFIADYYKNLEDSPQDFPVLSQVQPGYLRDILPDSAPDHPEPLKELLHDVSKKIIPGLTHWQSPSYFAYYASSTSVAGFLGEMLNAGLSVVGFTWLASPAATELEVIVLDWLAKLLQLPDHFLSTGNGGGVIQGTGCEAVLVVVLAARDRIMKKVGKNSLSQLVVYASDQTHSSFRKACLIGGIHEENIRLLKTDSSTNYGMPPKSLEEAISSDLAKGFIPFFICATVGTTSSAAVDPLFPLGKIAESYGIWMHVDAAYAGNACICPEFREHIDGVENADSFNINAHKWLFANQTCSPLWVKDRYSLINALKTNPEYLEYKVSKREEVVNYKDWQISLSRRFRSLKLWMVLRLYGAENLRNFIRDHVNLAKHFEDCVAQDAHFEVVTTRYFSLVCFRLAPIDGDEDKCNDQNRELIATVNSTGKIFISHTALSGKFILRFAVGAPLTEEKHVTEAWQIIQKHATKFIHNKKN
- the LOC111206442 gene encoding tyrosine decarboxylase 2 isoform X2, with translation MKPMDSEMLREQGHIMVDFIADYYKNLEDSPQDFPVLSQVQPGYLRDILPDSAPDHPEPLKELLHDVSKKIIPGLTHWQSPSYFAYYASSTSVAGFLGEMLNAGLSVVGFTWLASPAATELEVIVLDWLAKLLQLPDHFLSTGNGGGVIQGTGCEAVLVVVLAARDRIMKKVGKNSLSQLVVYASDQTHSSFRKACLIGGIHEENIRLLKTDSSTNYGMPPKSLEEAISSDLAKGFIPFFICATVGTTSSAAVDPLFPLGKIAESYGIWMHVDAAYAGNACICPEFREHIDGVENADSFNINAHKWLFANQTCSPLWVKDRYSLINALKTNPEYLEYKVSKREEVVNYKDWQISLSRRFRSLKLWMVLRLYGAENLRNFIRDHVNLAKHFEDCVAQDAHFEVVTTRYFSLVCFRLAPIDGDEDKCNDQNRELIATVNSTGKIFISHTALSGKFILRFAVGAPLTEEKHVTEAWQIIQKHATKFIHNKKN